Proteins encoded by one window of Rutidosis leptorrhynchoides isolate AG116_Rl617_1_P2 chromosome 7, CSIRO_AGI_Rlap_v1, whole genome shotgun sequence:
- the LOC139859733 gene encoding uncharacterized protein, whose translation MTKLLEKYTSFSFDDDYLKAFSILKDKLINAPIIVSLDWSEPFELMCDASPDQINRRCFHGKEADEILLQCHHSASGGQFGPNYIARKVLDVGFYWSAIFKDAHKLLQTCGARQRGENISKCDEMPEQNIQVCEIFDVWGIDFMGPFPSSQKCKYILVVVDYDSGVVVDFLKKLFCRFGIQMKQMEDCRVELNVWKI comes from the exons ATGACTAAACTCTTGGAGAAATACACATCGTTTAGTTTTGATGACGACTATCTGAAAGCTTTCtcaattctaaaagataaactcaTAAATGCACCTATCATCGTATCACTCGATTGGTCTGAACCATTCGAGctcatgtgtgatgcta GTCCCGACCAGATTAATCGTCGATGCTTCCATGGTAAAGAAGCCGATGAAATCCTATTGCAATGTCATCATAGTGCATCGGGTGGTCAATTTGGTCCAAACTACATTGCTCGAAAAGTCTTAGATGTAGGTTTTTACTGGTCGGCCATATTTAAAGATGCTCACAAACTGCTCCAAACTTGTGGCGCACGTCAAAGGGGTGAAAATATCTCAAAATGCGATGAAATGCCCGAACAGAACattcaagtttgtgaaatctttgatgtgtggggtattgattttatgggACCATTTCCATCATCTCAAAAATGTAAATATATTCTTGTAGTGGTTGATTATGATTCTGGTGTGGTGGTAGATTTCTTGAAAAAACTATTTTGTCGTTTCGGAATTCAGATGAAGCAGATGGAGGATTGTCGAGTGGAGTTGAACGTTTGGAAGATATAA
- the LOC139856866 gene encoding uncharacterized protein codes for MKRDVLWNQMVCYAKRLGFVGVFVALMCVVLFDLLERNHSIDKETWYGNGVDWRSQYFEEFAPTVYYLKELKQNTISDDSENGDSQEIFCDDYETAALNKLHVHLQRKACPRSATLGDVKVPASSSSMVEHSPIRTLLTSPDEFEISYTRPSRKLVDIGTIVSGDGPLLIGVVVTTMVVTLALFALFLFCCLGRDALTAHVPQQQEEEEDEEEEEELVVNLRSKDYKGKLGSLQRSMRVSTRNPKINALLDNVDESRIVSIPPPPGKVAIRSQPPLSPPPPPPPPPPPPPPPLPGPSTTQPTPVPAAPPPPPRPPGSNVPPPPPNASNNEKMFASSSPKCATGNKEKKQDGDTEIATTKLKPFFWDKVNAVQGRSMVWDHLKDGSFQFDEEMIVGLFGYVAAQNKKDHAKIDSNFHSQTKMVQIIDGRKSQNLAILLKALNVTTEEVCDAVKKGTQLPVELISTLLKMAPTQEEELKLRLYNGDINQLGTSERFLKNLVEIPFSFKRLEALLFMSSLHEDYHVAKESFTTLEVACNKLTSSRLFLRLLEAVLKTGNRMNDGTYRGGAQAFKLDTLLKLSDVKGTDGKTTLLSFVVQEIIRYEGIKVARNRGLDPNNESPEYLKKLGMEVVSKLSEELNDVKKAAILDGEMLTSTVSKLGNMLKKTEEFMDEETKTEEGVSEFHDALTKFMKYAEADIKWMFEEEKRIMTLVKSTADYFHGKSGKDEGMRLFAVVRDFLKLLDVTCNEVRKTLPKANEKPGKTNKYWRSTRDKLMIMKDAVRLILESLYDDEVDQVENEPSQQPHHPYLPSVHDKLALLAMNNQINVSDSDSDDWSSDDDEIKRNRKDTKPSYSLTALKNKIFDSDADDSNSDNERLNGSDAENEKNIPFAFEATSRQLLLDGEKDVLFESVDDERLNGSDAVVLNPDGGVVRLNGSDTDSESVFSTVKDERLNDSDADDLYRDGDVISQSRKEEERDFEESNQRSLSDDDNGLMISTRKEKQLNNSDADDLSSDGHLVRQSLMEVENSLERHGTDEIDRRSLSDDDNELMFSPVKDERLNDSDTYDLNSDGDVIRQRQMEAEQSIKQRDSVETDQLSLSDADIESLSSAVKDEKLYDSDTYDLNSDGDIIRQHQIEEELSLKQRDSVETDRLSLSDADNESLSSAVKDERINDSDADFLSPDGEVIRQSQVKAENSLELRNSEESNRHFFMDADNESLFSSVKDESLNDSDTDDYHSDEEETSESQTETEHFVDQHDVETNRGSSLSDVDNESPFSSLKDESLNNSDADDYHSS; via the exons ATGAAAAGAGACGTGTTATGGAATCAAATGGTCTGCTACGCCAAAAGACTcggttttgtaggtgtttttgtagcTCTTATGTGTGTGGTTTTGTTTGATCTTTTGGAACGAAATCATTCGATCGACAAGGAAACTTGGTATGGCAATGGAGTCGATTGGAGGTCTCAATATTTCGAGGAATTTGCA CCAACAGTGTACTACCTTAAAGAGTTAAAGCAAAATACTATATCTGACGATTCTGAAAACGGCGATTCACAAGAAATTTTTTGTGATGATTACGAAACAGCAGCTCTTAATAAACTTCACGTGCATCTACAAAGAAAAGCATGCCCGCGTTCAGCAACATTAGGCGACGTTAAAGTGCCCGCCAGCTCATCATCTATGGTCGAACATTCTCCTATACGAACACTACTTACATCACCCGATGAATTTGAGATTTCTTACACCAGGCCGTCTCGTAAGCTAGTTGATATTGGGACTATTGTTAGTGGCGATGGACCGTTACTTATAGGTGTTGTAGTGACAACTATGGTGGTTACGTTGGCCCTTTTTGCGTTGTTTTTGTTTTGTTGTCTTGGACGTGATGCACTTACTGCACATGTACCACAACAACAAGAAGAGGAAGaagacgaagaagaagaagaagaacttgTTGTCAACTTACGCTCCAAGGATTATAAAGGGAAATTAG GGTCTTTACAACGATCGATGAGAGTGTCAACTCGTAATCCTAAAATCAACGCTTTGCTTGATAATGTTGATGAATCGAGAATTGTATCAATACCACCCCCACCTGGAAAGGTTGCTATTCGATCACAGCCACCGttgtcaccaccaccaccaccgccacctcCTCCGCCACCCCCACCACCGCCACTACCTGGCCCATCAACAACCCAACCAACACCCGTTCCAGCTGCACCACCACCGCCACCTAGGCCTCCTGGTTCAAATGTACCACCTCCACCACCAAATGCAAGTAATAACGAAAAAATGTTTGCATCTAGTAGTCCAAAGTGTGCGACTGGTAATAAGGAAAAGAAACAAGATGGTGATACTGAAATCGCAACAACCAAGTTAAAACCGTTCTTTTGGGACAAGGTGAACGCTGTTCAAGGCCGCTCAATGGTTTGGGATCATCTTAAAGATGGATCATTTCA GTTTGATGAAGAGATGATAGTGGGACTATTTGGTTATGTGGCTGCTCAAAATAAGAAAGACCATGCGAAGATTGATTCAAACTTTCATTCTCAAACAAAGATGGTTCAGATCATTGATGGAAGAAAATCTCAAAATTTAGCAATTCTTCTAAAAGCATTAAACGTAACAACCGAAGAAGTATGTGATGCAGTTAAAAAAG GCACTCAGCTTCCTGTAGAGCTTATTTCAACTTTGTTAAAAATGGCACCGACTCAAGAAGAAGAACTAAAATTGCGGTTATATAATGGAGACATTAACCAACTTGGTACTTCGGAACGCTTTCTGAAAAACTTGGTTGAGATCCCGTTTTCGTTCAAACGTCTTGAAGCGTTGTTGTTTATGAGTTCCCTTCATGAAGATTATCATGTGGCTAAAGAGTCATTTACAACTTTGGAG GTAGCTTGTAACAAGCTTACAAGCAGCAGGCTCTTCCTGAGGCTTTTAGAAGCAGTTCTCAAAACTGGTAACCGAATGAACGATGGTACTTATCGTGGTGGGGCCCAGGCGTTCAAACTCGACACACTTTTAAAACTATCCGATGTCAAAGGAACTGATGGTAAAACGACGCTTTTATCCTTTGTGGTTCAAGAAATTATCCGATATGAAGGAATCAAAGTGGCTAGAAACCGAGGTCTCGATCCAAATAACGAATCACCCGAATATCTTAAAAAATTAGGTATGGAAGTTGTTTCTAAGTTAAGTGAGGAACTTAACGACGTTAAAAAAGCAGCAATTCTTGACGGTGAGATGCTAACGTCTACGGTTTCTAAATTGGGAAATATGTTAAAGAAAACGGAAGAGTTTATGGATGAAGAAACGAAAACCGAAGAAGGGGTTTCCGAATTTCATGATGCTTTAACGAAGTTTATGAAGTACGCAGAAGCCGATATTAAGTGGATGTTCGAAGAAGAAAAACGAATAATGACGTTAGTAAAAAGTACGGCTGATTATTTTCATGGTAAATCGGGAAAAGATGAAGGGATGCGATTGTTTGCCGTTGTTCGGGATTTTTTGAAGCTTTTGGATGTTACGTGTAACGAAGTGAGAAAAACGTTGCCGAAAGCTAATGAAAAACCGGGAAAAACGAACAAGTATTGGCGAAGTACTCGAGATAAGTTAATGATTATGAAAGATGCGGTTAGATTAATACTTGAATCGCTTTATGATGATGAAGTTGACCAAGTTGAAAATGAGCCTAGTCAGCAGCCACATCATCCATATTTGCCAAGTGTTCATGATAAACTGGCACTACTGGCTATGAATAATCAGATTAATGTTTCAGATTCGGATTCAGATGATTGGAGCTCGGATGATGATGAAATAAAGCGTAATAGAAAGGATACTAAACCGTCTTATTCACTTACTGCTTTAAAAAACAAGATCTTTGATTCAGATGCAGATGATTCGAATTCAGATAACGAAAGGCTTAATGGTTCAGATGCTGAAAATGAGAAAAACATACCATTTGCTTTTGAAGCGACGAGCCGACAGTTACTATTAGATGGTGAAAAAGATGTATTATTTGAATCGGTTGATGATGAAAGGCTTAATGGTTCAGATGCAGTTGTTTTGAATCCAGATGGTGGCGTAGTTAGGCTTAATGGTTCAGATACAGACAGTGAATCAGTGTTTTCAACAGTTAAGGATGAGAGGCTTAATGATTCAGACGCGGATGATTTGTATCGAGATGGTGACGTGATAAGTCAAAGTCGAAAGGAGGAAGAACGTGATTTTGAAGAATCTAATCAACGTTCTTTATCAGATGATGACAATGGATTAATGATCTCAACTCGTAAAGAAAAGCAGCTTAATAATTCAGATGCAGATGATTTGAGTTCTGATGGTCACTTAGTAAGGCAAAGTCTAATGGAAGTTGAAAATTCTCTAGAACGACATGGCACTGATGAAATTGATAGACGATCTTTATCAGATGATGACAATGAATTAATGTTCTCACCTGTTAAAGATGAGCGACTGAATGATTCAGACACGTATGATTTGAATTCAGATGGTGATGTCATAAGGCAACGTCAAATGGAAGCAGAACAATCTATAAAACAACGTGATTCAGTTGAAACTGATCAACTCTCGTTATCAGATGCTGACATTGAATCATTGTCCTCAGCAGTTAAAGATGAGAAACTGTATGATTCAGACACATATGATTTGAATTCAGATGGTGACATCATAAGGCAACATCAAATTGAAGAGGAACTTTCTCTAAAACAACGTGATTCAGTTGAAACTGATCGACTCTCGTTATCAGATGCTGACAATGAATCACTGTCCTCAGCAGTCAAAGATGAGCGGATTAATGATTCAGATGCAGATTTTTTAAGTCCAGATGGTGAAGTAATTAGACAAAGTCAAGTAAAGGCAGAAAATTCATTAGAACTACGTAATTCTGAAGAAAGTAATCGACACTTTTTTATGGATGCTGACAATGAATCACTATTCTCATCTGTTAAAGATGAGTCACTTAATGATTCAGACACAGATGATTATCATTCAgatgaggaagaaacgagtgagagtCAAACGGAGACAGAACATTTTGTAGACCAACATGATGTAGAAACTAATCGAGGATCATCTTTATCAGATGTTGACAACGAATCACCGTTTTCCAGTCTTAAAGATGAGTCTCTTAATAATTCAGACGCAGATGATTATCATTCTTCATGA